In Hippoglossus stenolepis isolate QCI-W04-F060 chromosome 5, HSTE1.2, whole genome shotgun sequence, one genomic interval encodes:
- the LOC118109090 gene encoding LOW QUALITY PROTEIN: uncharacterized protein LOC118109090 (The sequence of the model RefSeq protein was modified relative to this genomic sequence to represent the inferred CDS: inserted 3 bases in 2 codons; deleted 2 bases in 1 codon; substituted 1 base at 1 genomic stop codon), whose protein sequence is MQESQSVVFFDLETTGLGQSCDIVQLAAVSGGHLLNLYVLPRCRMEPGAARVTGFRVRRQRLYLHRQLVLTNSLREVLVSFIAFLRMLGRPLVIGHNIRRFDCRLLSRALDELDLKPXIAHRSSGCVDTLPLASEMLRDAASKSFRQEILVKELLGVTYKAHDALEDVRVQALYSVLQPTQSXLXEHMFTLDTMEP, encoded by the exons GTCAGAGTTGTGACATCGTCCAGTTGGCGGCAGTGAGTGGAGGACACTTGCTCAACCTTTACGTCCTCCCACGCTGTCGGATGGAGCCGGGAGCAGCCAGAGTCACTGGCTTCAGGGTTCGCAGACAGAGGCTGTACCTCCATCGCCAGCTTGTCCTCACCAATTCCCTGCGAGAGGTCCTGGTCTCCTTTATAGCTTTCCTTCGAATGCTCGGACGCCCGCTTGTCATCGGCCACAACATTCGTCGCTTCGACTGCCGTCTGCTGTCTCGAGCTCTTGACGAACTGGACCTCAAAC GGATTGCTCATCGATCCTCGGGCTGCGTCGACACTCTTCCATTGGCCAGTGAGATGCTGAGGGAC GCTGCCTCCAAGAGTTTTCGACAGGAGATTCtggtgaaggagctgctgggtGTGACCTACAAGGCCCATGATGCTTTGGAGGATGTGCGAGTGCAGGCTCTCTACAGTGTGCTTCAGCCCACGCAGAGTTAGTT TGAGCATATGTTTACTCTGGACACCATGGAGCCTTAA